The proteins below come from a single Deltaproteobacteria bacterium genomic window:
- a CDS encoding acyl-CoA/acyl-ACP dehydrogenase: protein MLTEELRDILELSRKFAAKEIGPHMPDIDLTPSPDWTRSLWTKSRDVGFPGLLIPEEFGGFGQSDLCAALVVDVLAGECAGVASVFAHHFAAARCIASGSDEQKKTFLPMLANADGAEPVIGTVTPLPYLDENRLTLAERDGKLYLSGTSQLTGNAFLARHFCVFFDEGSAGADITCIVAEPGKPGCRVGETAGFTGLKLNPFAPVIFEDMEVPPGAVIGERRGAAPILQATEDLFYNLLSAAAMGAARTAYRKARAYAEERYQFGKMIVRHQEIQRILGTILMKLSVGTSGYLRAITHNDSELPYSSADPRFAKSYCTDAAVEIVLDAIQVHGGYGYMHDYGVEKIMRDVKVLSLLGGSSPRLHIQAVAKDLE from the coding sequence ATGTTAACGGAAGAGCTCAGAGACATACTTGAATTAAGCCGTAAGTTCGCCGCAAAGGAGATCGGGCCTCACATGCCGGATATCGATCTCACCCCGTCGCCGGATTGGACGAGATCCCTGTGGACCAAAAGCCGGGATGTCGGCTTTCCGGGGCTCCTGATCCCTGAGGAATTCGGCGGCTTCGGGCAGTCAGACCTTTGCGCCGCCCTGGTCGTGGATGTTCTCGCCGGGGAATGCGCCGGTGTGGCCAGTGTTTTCGCTCACCATTTCGCCGCGGCCCGGTGCATCGCCTCGGGCAGCGACGAACAGAAAAAGACCTTTCTCCCAATGCTGGCGAACGCCGATGGCGCTGAACCGGTCATCGGTACGGTGACGCCCCTTCCCTATCTCGATGAGAACCGGCTCACTCTCGCCGAACGGGACGGAAAACTGTATCTCTCGGGAACGAGCCAGCTGACGGGGAACGCCTTTCTCGCGCGGCACTTCTGCGTTTTCTTCGATGAAGGCTCCGCGGGTGCGGATATTACCTGTATCGTTGCCGAGCCGGGAAAGCCCGGCTGCCGTGTCGGCGAAACGGCCGGGTTCACGGGACTCAAGCTGAATCCTTTCGCGCCGGTCATATTCGAAGACATGGAAGTCCCTCCCGGCGCCGTCATCGGTGAGCGGCGCGGCGCCGCTCCCATTCTGCAGGCAACGGAAGATCTCTTTTACAACCTGCTCTCCGCCGCCGCCATGGGCGCCGCCCGAACGGCCTACCGGAAGGCCCGGGCATACGCGGAAGAACGATACCAGTTCGGGAAAATGATCGTCCGCCACCAGGAAATACAGCGCATACTGGGAACCATCCTGATGAAACTCAGCGTCGGGACATCCGGGTACCTCCGGGCTATAACCCATAACGACTCGGAACTTCCCTATTCTTCCGCCGACCCGCGATTTGCCAAGTCCTATTGCACCGACGCGGCCGTCGAGATCGTTCTCGACGCGATCCAGGTACACGGCGGATACGGCTACATGCACGATTACGGCGTCGAAAAGATCATGCGGGACGTCAAGGTCCTCAGCCTGCTGGGCGGCAGCAGCCCGCGGCTGCACATACAGGCCGTCGCGAAGGACCTGGAATAG
- a CDS encoding acyl-CoA/acyl-ACP dehydrogenase, with protein sequence MDFFTLKYGLFSDTSDLLHNVPLLLKMKDRFPRYVARAEKAQMMGRRIAREVLLPKVLEIDTKCQEDPSYLDWELFSELNKRKALTGFVPEKMGGLGWSALDCFAFIEESFTACVGLSAWYLFNLFGVACAFVEFKPEICIKILQDMAKAQDEGRPLSFAWSITEPSAGTDAEDPVAMSTMKPSAFAKKVPGGYIINGRKQFITNGDLAHYVVATISTDPERPASDVMGTFFIPTTSKGFSVERLEHKCGHKAKHTAALVFDDVFVPDKHIWEEPGRGLRHTREILSITRGVVGMLGLGNARGALERCIQFAYQKKVGGHRLIDENWVQIAIADMLKDIMVIRTKCFEFAIALDKLHVFRILENIPAKAALKILPGSLLMNESLQGLVSPAWISRAISRFKHSLVTDEIMEYFASQGSALKAAGTDMAMDVASRVLDITGIEGMAYRFGMEKIYRDAKASQIYEGSNQANKIDLFIHEIGEVIGSC encoded by the coding sequence ATGGATTTTTTTACCCTGAAGTACGGTCTCTTTTCCGACACATCCGATCTGCTCCACAATGTTCCACTGCTGCTCAAAATGAAGGACCGCTTTCCGCGTTACGTGGCCCGCGCTGAAAAGGCCCAGATGATGGGAAGGCGGATCGCACGGGAAGTCCTGCTGCCGAAAGTCCTCGAGATCGACACGAAATGCCAGGAAGACCCATCCTATCTGGACTGGGAACTCTTCAGCGAGCTCAACAAGAGAAAGGCGCTGACGGGGTTTGTCCCGGAGAAGATGGGCGGGCTGGGATGGAGCGCCCTTGACTGCTTCGCCTTCATTGAGGAATCCTTCACAGCCTGTGTCGGTCTTTCGGCATGGTACCTTTTCAATCTCTTCGGTGTGGCCTGCGCCTTCGTGGAATTCAAGCCGGAGATCTGCATCAAGATATTGCAGGATATGGCAAAAGCGCAGGACGAGGGACGGCCGCTTTCCTTCGCCTGGAGCATCACCGAACCGAGCGCCGGCACCGATGCCGAAGATCCCGTCGCCATGTCGACAATGAAACCGTCGGCCTTCGCGAAGAAGGTACCCGGCGGTTACATCATCAACGGCAGGAAACAGTTCATCACCAACGGCGATCTCGCGCACTACGTGGTGGCCACCATCAGTACCGATCCCGAACGGCCGGCGTCCGATGTCATGGGAACGTTTTTCATTCCCACCACGTCAAAGGGCTTCTCCGTCGAACGCCTCGAGCACAAATGCGGTCACAAGGCCAAGCACACGGCGGCGCTGGTCTTTGACGACGTCTTTGTTCCCGACAAACATATATGGGAAGAGCCCGGGCGAGGGCTGCGGCACACCCGTGAGATACTGTCCATCACGAGAGGCGTGGTGGGCATGCTCGGTCTGGGAAACGCTCGGGGAGCGCTGGAACGGTGCATTCAATTCGCCTATCAAAAAAAGGTGGGGGGACACCGCCTCATCGACGAGAACTGGGTCCAGATCGCCATTGCCGATATGCTCAAGGACATTATGGTGATCCGCACCAAATGTTTTGAGTTCGCCATCGCCCTTGACAAGCTGCACGTGTTCCGCATTCTCGAGAACATCCCGGCAAAGGCCGCCCTCAAAATTCTCCCGGGGTCGCTCCTGATGAACGAATCCCTCCAGGGTCTTGTCAGCCCCGCCTGGATATCCCGTGCGATCAGCAGATTCAAACATTCCCTCGTCACCGACGAAATCATGGAATACTTCGCCAGTCAGGGGTCGGCTCTCAAGGCCGCAGGGACGGACATGGCCATGGACGTGGCTTCCCGCGTTCTCGACATCACCGGCATTGAAGGAATGGCATACCGGTTCGGCATGGAAAAGATATACCGGGACGCCAAGGCTTCACAGATATACGAGGGGAGCAACCAGGCGAACAAAATAGATCTTTTCATCCATGAGATCGGGGAGGTGATCGGATCATGTTAA
- a CDS encoding nitroreductase family protein yields the protein MKDSMFLEKLRYAHYPPTKIPRFEFDEEKCKNCKACYEACPTSCIQWDDEKKIPYPTGLVKMELACLACNNCEAVCPTGAIKTRGEYRVLKGRYRTPDDRSPEMSFPMPFGEKDAERKFEDIEKELTETERVIYRRRSIRLFRDKPVPRELLERIIEAARWAPSGGNCQPWKFSVMTDKARIEELDRQCAKILYLIGGIYTGTSWWNRALVHFVSYLMVNKMDQRPIAAIEKVKLSNGSITFGAPAVIHVLADVRGIGDPLFDTGLACQNLVLAAHSLGLGTVYIGLIKNALKYLPKKTRQSLGIGYPYDLVTSICVGYPRGKLDNPVARTRCPVEWV from the coding sequence ATGAAGGATTCCATGTTTCTTGAAAAGTTGAGATACGCTCATTATCCGCCCACCAAGATTCCCAGATTCGAGTTCGATGAGGAAAAATGCAAGAATTGCAAGGCCTGCTACGAAGCATGTCCCACCTCGTGTATCCAGTGGGACGATGAGAAAAAGATCCCCTACCCGACGGGACTGGTTAAAATGGAACTGGCCTGCCTTGCCTGCAACAACTGCGAAGCCGTCTGTCCCACGGGGGCCATCAAGACCAGAGGGGAATACCGCGTTCTGAAAGGCCGATACAGGACCCCCGACGACCGGTCGCCGGAAATGTCATTTCCAATGCCCTTCGGCGAGAAGGATGCCGAAAGAAAATTCGAAGACATAGAAAAGGAACTTACCGAAACGGAACGGGTCATCTACCGGCGCCGCAGCATCCGGCTCTTCAGGGACAAACCCGTACCGCGGGAGCTTTTGGAGCGGATCATCGAAGCGGCCCGCTGGGCGCCGTCAGGGGGCAACTGTCAACCCTGGAAATTTTCCGTCATGACCGACAAGGCACGGATAGAGGAGCTTGACCGGCAATGCGCGAAGATCCTGTATCTCATCGGGGGCATCTATACGGGAACAAGCTGGTGGAACAGGGCCCTCGTCCACTTTGTCAGTTACCTCATGGTCAACAAGATGGATCAGCGGCCTATCGCCGCCATTGAAAAGGTAAAATTATCGAACGGCTCGATCACCTTCGGCGCACCGGCCGTCATTCATGTCCTGGCCGACGTCCGGGGCATCGGCGATCCGCTCTTCGACACCGGCCTCGCCTGCCAGAATCTGGTCCTGGCGGCGCATTCACTCGGTCTTGGGACGGTATACATCGGCCTGATAAAGAACGCTCTCAAGTACCTGCCGAAAAAGACCAGGCAGTCATTGGGCATCGGTTATCCCTATGACCTGGTGACCAGCATCTGCGTCGGGTACCCGCGGGGGAAGCTCGACAACCCCGTGGCGCGCACCCGCTGTCCCGTGGAATGGGTATAG
- a CDS encoding thiolase family protein — MREVAVLGVGMTRFGKFLDKGIKDLVREAVEDTIRDAGIRKDVIEAAYVGNAAAGIMTGQEQIRGQVTLTAMGIEDIPVINVESACASSAAGFHLGWLSVASGLYDCVLAVGFEKLYDLDKMKSFQALGTAADIDMFQSSLEEIAKQYEGMKIFQEGSGQNRSVFMDMYAFVIRPYMENFGLTQEHFAKLSVKSHRNGAMNPHAQYQKEVTLEEVISSGDIVYPLTRMMCAPIGDGGAAAILCSKEMAARYTTRPVWVAGSVVASGSRDVTRKTTVTGRMSDVLYDKSGVGPGDIDVVEVHDATSPSEIMSLIQLNIVKGEDAPKWIDEGYLEIDGKIPCNTSGGLVTKGHPIGATGCGQIYEIVKQLKGEAGKRQVKDPMVGMTHNGGGIIGIDASAMALHLFKR, encoded by the coding sequence ATGCGTGAAGTAGCTGTTCTTGGCGTCGGCATGACCCGTTTTGGCAAATTCCTCGATAAGGGCATCAAGGACCTGGTCCGGGAAGCCGTTGAGGACACGATCCGTGACGCGGGAATTCGAAAGGATGTTATCGAAGCGGCCTATGTGGGAAACGCCGCCGCCGGCATCATGACTGGACAGGAACAGATCAGGGGGCAGGTGACCCTCACGGCGATGGGAATAGAGGATATCCCCGTAATCAATGTGGAAAGTGCCTGCGCAAGTTCCGCAGCGGGGTTCCATCTCGGATGGCTCAGTGTCGCGTCCGGTCTCTATGATTGTGTCCTGGCCGTGGGATTCGAAAAGCTGTACGACCTGGACAAGATGAAGTCCTTCCAGGCGCTCGGCACGGCCGCCGATATAGATATGTTTCAGTCATCCCTTGAAGAAATAGCGAAACAATATGAAGGAATGAAGATCTTTCAGGAAGGGAGCGGGCAGAACCGGAGCGTCTTTATGGACATGTACGCCTTCGTGATCCGCCCCTATATGGAGAATTTCGGTCTGACCCAGGAACACTTCGCGAAGCTCTCGGTTAAAAGTCACAGGAACGGTGCCATGAATCCCCATGCCCAGTATCAAAAGGAAGTGACCCTTGAAGAGGTTATCAGTTCCGGTGACATTGTCTATCCGTTGACCCGGATGATGTGCGCCCCCATCGGTGACGGGGGCGCCGCTGCCATCCTCTGTTCGAAAGAGATGGCCGCCCGGTATACGACCAGGCCCGTATGGGTCGCCGGTTCGGTCGTAGCGAGCGGTTCCCGTGATGTCACGCGCAAGACGACCGTCACCGGGCGGATGTCGGACGTTCTGTATGACAAGAGCGGCGTCGGTCCCGGAGATATCGACGTGGTGGAGGTTCATGACGCAACGTCACCATCGGAGATCATGTCACTGATCCAGTTGAACATCGTCAAGGGAGAAGACGCCCCGAAATGGATTGATGAAGGATATCTCGAGATCGACGGGAAGATACCCTGCAATACATCGGGAGGACTGGTAACCAAGGGACATCCCATCGGCGCGACGGGGTGCGGTCAGATCTATGAGATCGTCAAGCAGTTGAAAGGCGAAGCGGGCAAGCGGCAGGTCAAGGACCCGATGGTGGGGATGACCCACAACGGAGGCGGTATCATCGGCATCGACGCGTCCGCCATGGCGCTCCACCTGTTCAAACGCTGA
- a CDS encoding AMP-binding protein, whose translation MDSRERKYWNMEIEPMLNTPEIRDLQWKKLRKALKWQYDNCPFNRKRFEKAGVRPEDIKNFDDFAEAIPICGQAEIREAIDEVGLDMYKLMTHLFGQKRMDDLYLIATTSGTTGIPTPYPNFRAALVEAQEFASRAAWRMGVRPGDIIGQCFGLSMHAAGTPLLIWYMNYPGIKIVPIGAEAGTDRILQFLKLFKVNVFAGTPSLALHLIERAPDVIGEPVKNLGIKILLCGAEPGAGIPEVRERIESEYGGKLYDLGAGYGVSCDYPVYQGMHWIADDFAYYELVDPETKKKVPMEHGATGLMCASSLNPEAAVWFDLRFTMNDIHQVFTEPCPCGLSGFRYKIVGRADDMLKVKGVPVYPAAIEGVIHSFTPRVTGAFRVVLEEPPPRVVPPMKLKIEHGEEIQESDLPQLEQEMKEKMHKILKISPAITWLKPNTLERSTKKTQLLEKLYEKK comes from the coding sequence ATGGACAGTCGTGAGAGAAAATACTGGAACATGGAAATAGAACCCATGCTGAACACGCCGGAAATTCGCGATCTCCAGTGGAAGAAATTGCGGAAGGCCTTGAAATGGCAGTATGACAACTGCCCCTTCAACCGGAAGCGCTTTGAGAAGGCCGGTGTTCGGCCCGAGGACATCAAGAATTTCGACGACTTCGCCGAAGCGATCCCCATCTGCGGCCAGGCGGAGATCAGGGAAGCCATTGACGAGGTCGGCCTGGACATGTACAAACTCATGACCCACCTCTTCGGTCAAAAGCGCATGGACGACCTCTATCTCATAGCAACGACCTCGGGAACAACGGGGATTCCCACGCCCTACCCGAACTTCAGGGCGGCGCTTGTGGAAGCGCAGGAATTCGCGTCACGGGCGGCATGGCGCATGGGAGTCAGGCCGGGAGACATAATCGGCCAGTGCTTCGGCCTGTCGATGCACGCGGCAGGAACCCCACTTCTGATATGGTACATGAACTATCCCGGCATCAAGATTGTCCCCATCGGAGCAGAGGCCGGCACGGACCGGATCCTCCAGTTCCTGAAGCTTTTCAAGGTCAATGTCTTCGCAGGCACTCCATCCCTGGCCCTGCACCTCATCGAGCGGGCGCCCGATGTCATCGGGGAACCCGTGAAGAACCTGGGCATCAAGATCCTTCTCTGCGGGGCGGAACCGGGCGCCGGCATTCCCGAGGTCAGGGAACGCATAGAATCCGAATACGGAGGAAAGCTTTACGATCTCGGGGCTGGATACGGCGTATCCTGCGACTATCCCGTCTACCAGGGAATGCACTGGATCGCCGACGATTTCGCTTATTATGAACTGGTCGATCCCGAAACGAAGAAAAAGGTCCCCATGGAACACGGTGCGACGGGACTGATGTGCGCCTCTTCCCTCAATCCGGAAGCGGCCGTGTGGTTCGACCTTCGTTTCACCATGAATGATATTCACCAGGTCTTTACGGAGCCCTGTCCCTGCGGCCTGTCGGGGTTCAGGTACAAGATCGTGGGGCGTGCCGACGATATGCTCAAGGTAAAGGGCGTTCCCGTCTATCCCGCCGCCATCGAGGGAGTCATCCATTCCTTCACTCCCCGGGTGACCGGAGCGTTCCGGGTCGTTCTCGAGGAACCGCCCCCCCGGGTGGTACCGCCCATGAAACTGAAGATCGAGCATGGTGAAGAGATACAGGAAAGCGACCTGCCGCAACTGGAACAGGAGATGAAGGAAAAGATGCACAAGATACTGAAGATCTCTCCCGCCATCACCTGGTTGAAACCGAACACCCTGGAACGATCGACCAAGAAAACGCAGCTGCTGGAAAAACTGTACGAAAAGAAATAA
- a CDS encoding MerR family transcriptional regulator, with protein MNNQRLYRIGELERLSGVPRRTILFYVESGLLHPPVKTGKTMAYYDEAHHQKLLFIKNGKKKKIPLVAIRQMIERREAEGDTFGMRLDERFVLERKKSGELRKPRKKIGKITRNRILQEGSRIFREKGYRNTRVSDITSYLNIGKGSFYSYFSNKDELFLECVPLIFREFFSRGWEEIRRERDPYRRILKRVEVSIPVIGEFTTILQLSREALKENDQTLKNLGESIYRSICKPIAADIEKGIEIGIFRSVDPGLYSALLLGIMESADNLLAMNPELTHESMKKAIMDVISRSLLTTSP; from the coding sequence ATGAACAATCAGAGACTCTATCGTATCGGTGAGCTGGAACGCCTTTCTGGTGTACCGAGGAGAACGATCCTTTTCTATGTCGAGTCGGGGTTGCTCCATCCTCCGGTAAAAACGGGCAAAACCATGGCGTATTATGATGAGGCCCATCACCAGAAGCTGCTGTTCATCAAGAATGGAAAAAAGAAAAAGATCCCTCTCGTTGCCATACGGCAGATGATCGAACGCAGGGAGGCGGAGGGTGATACATTCGGTATGCGCCTGGACGAACGGTTCGTTCTGGAACGGAAAAAGTCCGGTGAACTGAGAAAGCCACGTAAGAAGATCGGCAAGATCACCCGCAACCGGATACTTCAGGAGGGTTCCAGGATCTTTCGAGAAAAGGGGTACCGGAATACCCGTGTCAGCGACATCACCAGTTATCTCAACATCGGCAAGGGTTCCTTTTATTCTTATTTTTCAAACAAGGATGAACTTTTCCTGGAATGCGTTCCCCTGATATTCAGAGAGTTTTTCAGCAGGGGGTGGGAGGAGATCCGCAGGGAAAGGGACCCGTACCGGCGTATTCTCAAGAGGGTCGAGGTCAGCATTCCTGTTATCGGTGAGTTTACCACTATTCTGCAATTGAGCCGGGAAGCCCTGAAGGAGAACGACCAGACGCTGAAGAACCTGGGCGAAAGCATTTACCGCTCCATCTGCAAGCCTATCGCGGCGGATATTGAGAAGGGTATTGAAATAGGCATCTTCCGATCCGTTGATCCGGGACTGTACAGCGCTCTTCTGCTGGGGATCATGGAAAGTGCTGATAATCTTCTGGCCATGAATCCGGAACTCACCCACGAATCAATGAAAAAGGCCATCATGGATGTCATATCCAGGAGCCTTTTGACCACATCACCCTAG
- a CDS encoding anaerobic glycerol-3-phosphate dehydrogenase subunit C: MDFDFQHCIRCTICVENCPVYRVNPEFPGPKQAGPDTERFRCDDEKSLDKWIRLCSQCKRCEVSCPYGVSPAELILKEQIRYGTRHLMPLTSRIFARTYSFGLLASFIAPLVNKALSLKVIRRMLPLMGISPGAPLPEFRFWTLKRSWRRKGSRKAVKKVFFFYGCFLNYNRPDIGRNIRDLLASLGLRVVMPKQYCCGLPALGNSDFEKARRYAERNARILVEYIDKGYDILYACTSCGLTLTRDYPGILKAPEGKKIAENTYNIHEYLLKLIDEEGLEIDFKPLEKTVAYHIPCHLKALGIGYPAAKLLDKIPGLHCTVLDDACCGLAGSYGFKYKNRTTASRLGEIAAAAIKEVHPDVLIADCGACRMQLEHFSDIQAKDPLEILMASLNPEPGGK; the protein is encoded by the coding sequence ATGGATTTTGATTTTCAACATTGCATCCGGTGTACGATCTGCGTTGAAAATTGTCCCGTCTACCGGGTCAATCCCGAGTTTCCCGGTCCCAAGCAGGCTGGTCCGGACACGGAGCGCTTTCGCTGCGACGATGAAAAATCCCTCGACAAGTGGATACGCCTGTGCAGCCAGTGCAAACGATGCGAAGTATCCTGTCCTTACGGGGTCAGTCCAGCGGAACTGATCCTGAAAGAACAGATCAGGTACGGAACCCGCCATCTCATGCCCCTGACCTCCAGAATTTTCGCCCGGACCTATTCCTTCGGACTGCTCGCATCATTCATTGCCCCACTGGTCAACAAGGCGCTGTCGCTGAAGGTGATCCGCAGAATGCTCCCCCTCATGGGAATCTCACCCGGAGCGCCCCTTCCTGAATTCCGGTTCTGGACCCTCAAAAGGAGCTGGCGAAGAAAGGGAAGCCGGAAAGCCGTCAAAAAAGTGTTCTTTTTTTACGGTTGTTTTCTGAATTACAACCGTCCCGACATCGGGCGGAACATACGAGACCTGCTGGCATCGCTGGGGCTCAGGGTGGTCATGCCGAAGCAATACTGCTGCGGTCTTCCGGCACTCGGAAACAGCGACTTTGAAAAGGCACGGAGGTATGCCGAACGAAACGCGCGAATCCTGGTCGAATATATTGACAAGGGGTATGATATCCTGTACGCCTGCACGTCCTGCGGCCTTACCCTGACCCGCGATTACCCCGGCATCCTGAAGGCGCCGGAGGGGAAAAAGATCGCGGAGAACACCTATAACATCCACGAGTATCTCCTGAAGCTTATCGACGAAGAAGGGCTTGAGATCGATTTCAAGCCGCTTGAGAAAACCGTGGCCTACCACATACCCTGTCATCTGAAAGCGCTCGGCATCGGGTACCCCGCCGCGAAACTCCTTGACAAGATCCCGGGCCTTCACTGCACCGTTCTCGATGACGCCTGTTGCGGACTGGCGGGAAGTTACGGCTTCAAGTACAAAAACAGGACGACCGCATCCCGGCTCGGGGAGATCGCCGCGGCAGCGATCAAAGAGGTACACCCCGATGTCCTCATCGCAGACTGCGGTGCCTGCCGCATGCAACTGGAGCATTTCTCGGACATCCAGGCGAAGGACCCATTGGAAATTCTCATGGCATCGCTCAATCCTGAACCGGGCGGGAAATAG
- the glpB gene encoding anaerobic glycerol-3-phosphate dehydrogenase subunit B: MSGNLYDAVIIGGGMSGLTAAIALAKRGRSVAVISRGNPACCLSTGCIDVLSDTDDPLRDIERLPGKHPYHIVGRQAIMEALEFFREVMARTGLPYEGDINRNRTILTPLGTKKITCLVPVTMAAADPHADGPLHIVTFAGLKDFYPSYITARSETTRYSVFNAGVSTTAALAERFEEARFRDEFVTWLRERSHPDEAVAVPAVLGIRTAPAILRELVERLEQVIFEIPTLPPSIPGQRLFTRLKNVFLEQGGDLYWGRDIASFERLGDRIEAVTLETSGRPTRVEGRAFILATGSFISGGLFASMEGVRETVFNLSTYLPSERKHWFNENFFTPGHPVEKAGIRVDSTFRPLHSGFANLFVCGSILAFSEVMKYGCGHGMAIATAAAAARMCERQL; this comes from the coding sequence GTGAGCGGTAACCTTTACGATGCCGTCATAATCGGGGGTGGAATGTCGGGATTGACGGCGGCGATAGCCCTGGCGAAACGGGGAAGAAGCGTTGCCGTGATATCCCGGGGCAATCCCGCCTGCTGTCTCTCAACGGGATGTATCGACGTCCTTTCCGATACTGATGACCCCCTGCGCGACATCGAGCGGCTTCCCGGAAAGCATCCCTATCACATTGTCGGACGGCAGGCCATCATGGAGGCCCTCGAATTTTTCCGTGAGGTGATGGCGCGGACCGGGCTTCCCTATGAAGGTGACATTAACCGAAACAGAACGATCCTTACACCCCTGGGTACGAAAAAAATCACCTGCCTGGTTCCCGTCACCATGGCAGCGGCCGATCCACATGCGGACGGTCCTTTGCATATCGTTACTTTCGCGGGACTCAAGGATTTTTACCCCAGCTACATAACGGCACGCTCCGAAACAACGAGGTATTCGGTCTTCAACGCCGGTGTTTCAACCACGGCGGCGCTCGCGGAGCGCTTCGAAGAAGCACGGTTCCGGGACGAATTCGTCACCTGGCTCAGAGAGCGTTCCCACCCCGATGAAGCCGTCGCCGTTCCTGCCGTTCTCGGCATCCGGACGGCGCCGGCCATACTCCGGGAACTGGTCGAACGGCTGGAACAGGTTATCTTCGAAATACCGACGCTCCCCCCGTCAATACCGGGACAGCGTCTCTTCACCCGGTTGAAGAACGTCTTTCTCGAACAGGGGGGCGATCTTTACTGGGGAAGGGATATCGCGAGTTTTGAAAGGCTCGGCGACCGGATCGAAGCGGTGACCCTTGAAACATCGGGCAGGCCGACCAGGGTCGAGGGGCGGGCATTCATCCTCGCTACGGGTTCCTTCATCAGCGGCGGTCTGTTCGCGTCCATGGAGGGTGTGCGGGAAACGGTGTTCAACCTTTCCACGTACCTCCCCAGTGAGAGAAAACACTGGTTCAACGAAAATTTCTTTACGCCGGGACATCCCGTTGAAAAGGCCGGGATACGGGTCGATTCGACCTTCAGGCCCCTTCATTCCGGTTTTGCGAATCTCTTTGTCTGCGGAAGCATTCTGGCCTTCTCCGAGGTCATGAAATACGGGTGCGGTCACGGCATGGCGATCGCAACGGCGGCGGCGGCGGCGCGCATGTGCGAGAGGCAACTGTAA